A window of the Candidatus Methylomirabilota bacterium genome harbors these coding sequences:
- a CDS encoding iron-sulfur cluster assembly accessory protein, protein MLTITESAKKKILELMEAESQPDIGVRVVVTGGGPGSFRYGLGFMAERDKGADDTVIDAGGFKVYVDAESAPKLQGATVDFIEGINQSGFKIDNPNSGWKDPVAAAVQRVIDTRINPGVASHGGYVTLLDVKDGIAYITFGGGCHGCGMADMTLKQGVAVAIQEAVPEIRQVLDTTDHAGGTNPYYQPSAHGVSPEV, encoded by the coding sequence ATGCTCACGATCACTGAATCGGCAAAAAAGAAGATCCTCGAACTTATGGAGGCGGAGAGCCAGCCGGATATAGGGGTGCGTGTGGTGGTGACAGGGGGAGGCCCTGGAAGCTTTCGCTACGGGCTTGGGTTTATGGCCGAGAGGGATAAAGGGGCCGACGACACGGTGATCGACGCCGGCGGCTTCAAGGTCTATGTCGATGCCGAGAGCGCGCCGAAGCTCCAGGGCGCCACCGTGGACTTTATCGAGGGGATCAACCAGAGCGGCTTCAAGATCGACAACCCGAACTCCGGATGGAAGGATCCTGTAGCGGCGGCTGTCCAGCGGGTGATAGACACCAGGATCAATCCGGGCGTGGCGTCGCATGGCGGATACGTGACGCTGCTCGACGTCAAGGATGGTATCGCCTACATCACCTTCGGAGGCGGGTGTCACGGTTGCGGGATGGCCGATATGACACTCAAGCAGGGGGTTGCTGTGGCGATCCAGGAGGCGGTTCCGGAGATCCGCCAGGTCCTCGATACGACCGACCATGCGGGCGGTACCAATCCGTACTACCAGCCGTCCGCGCACGGCGTCTCTCCTGAGGTCTAA
- the iscX gene encoding Fe-S cluster assembly protein IscX gives MSLYWDDTYEIAQALIQSHPEQDPLEVPFTTLHRWITELADFDDDPNGVSEAKLEAVQMAWYEEVTG, from the coding sequence ATGAGCCTGTACTGGGACGACACGTACGAAATTGCCCAGGCCCTGATTCAGTCGCATCCTGAGCAGGATCCGCTGGAGGTCCCGTTTACCACTCTGCACAGGTGGATCACTGAACTCGCGGATTTCGACGACGACCCCAACGGCGTCTCGGAGGCCAAGCTGGAGGCGGTTCAGATGGCCTGGTACGAGGAGGTGACAGGCTAA
- a CDS encoding superoxide dismutase yields the protein MAYEARNYEQLLGIEGLSDPLMKNHFTLYQGYVANTNKLADALSQMLKEGKTAAPEYAELKRRFGWEFNGMRLHEYYFGNMVKGGKGLDSASELYQKLAADFGSYDNWQKDFKGTGTMRGIGWVVLYLDPVANRMCNVWINEHDTGHLAGGVPLLIMDVFEHAFMIDYGLKRADYIEAFFKGIDWSAVARRYANAPKAAL from the coding sequence ATGGCGTACGAGGCAAGAAATTATGAGCAGTTGCTGGGAATCGAGGGATTGAGCGATCCGCTCATGAAAAATCATTTTACACTCTACCAGGGGTATGTCGCCAATACCAATAAGCTGGCTGATGCGTTGAGTCAGATGCTGAAAGAAGGGAAGACCGCCGCGCCGGAGTACGCAGAGTTGAAGCGGCGGTTTGGCTGGGAATTTAATGGAATGCGCTTGCATGAGTACTATTTTGGGAATATGGTCAAAGGTGGAAAGGGTCTGGATTCGGCCTCAGAGCTATATCAGAAGCTCGCAGCCGACTTTGGATCCTACGACAACTGGCAGAAAGACTTCAAGGGAACGGGAACTATGAGGGGGATCGGCTGGGTCGTCTTGTACCTGGACCCGGTCGCCAATCGAATGTGCAATGTCTGGATTAATGAGCACGACACCGGTCACCTGGCCGGGGGCGTCCCGCTGCTGATTATGGACGTGTTTGAACACGCCTTTATGATCGACTACGGGCTCAAGCGGGCTGATTACATCGAAGCCTTCTTCAAGGGCATCGATTGGTCTGCTGTGGCACGGCGGTACGCCAATGCGCCGAAGGCGGCCCTATAA